The Podospora bellae-mahoneyi strain CBS 112042 chromosome 7, whole genome shotgun sequence genomic sequence agGCAAAAGGAGAGCAAGGGGGGCGAAGCGTGTTGAGACAGTATCGTTTTAGCTTGCTTGTGGATTGAAGGGGCCCGTACGGTATGGGATAGGGAATAGTTAGTACCTTAGATTAGGGAGGTTTAAAAAGATGTGTATTGTTAAAAGCGAGATATTATTTGCAAAGATTCTGTCAACTTGATATGGCTGTCTTGTGATCTGTCTGGGGAAGGAGAGATATGGTGTTGGGCAAGATGTTGGATGTAAGGAAGCTTTATTTGAGTGGGCATGAAGAGAGGTGAGGCACCACCACTACAAGAGCCAAGGACTTGTATCTTGGATTCTGCTTTTGGTGATTTAAAGTCGGGGTACTTTAGTTGGTGTTTAGGTTGTAATATAACCCCTGCCTCAAAAGCAAATCAATACCCCTTTTAAGTATCTTTAATAAGATAGCTTAGTGATTATCCTTCGAGGCATGGTTCACAATATGATATTGGTTAACTTATTTTTGCTCTTCTGTAGGGAGGGCGTGAATAGCAGATGGCTAGATAAATGGATATAGAGATATAGGCTGTGTCATCTTGACTATCTAGACATCTAATAGAGCTAACCACTCGTCTGGCTCTTCGATCTCGTTTTTCAGATCTGTTGATTGTTATGTTGAGCTTTCTCAGCCGGTGCAACTACGGTAAAACAGCTCATCATGAATTCTTCAACTgcttctttttatttttttattttttttttgtattttttttttgttttcgaGAACATCCAGGCAGGTAGGCAGGTGGGAGTTGTCAAGGAATGTTGTCAAAACACTGAGATGGCCGTTCCCTGGTGTTGGGATTTAGCGTGTGTTGTATTCGTCGTCTTTTTGCGAAGTTTACTGTTGAAGCCTATATATTCCGTTGGGTCTTCTTGTCTTGGATGTATTCTGCTTCACgatagaggaggaggcaatCAATGCTGTTGGGGACCTagactggtgatgatgatgataatgttggggcaaaaaaaagaaaaaaagcaaacgCTGGAAAGTAACAAACGCTGTTTGTGGCGGGCCAGGAGTCGAAGCTGGGCCTTCGCTCAAACTCGGAAATGCACTAACCGCTGTACTATCGGCCCACGGAATGCTAAACTTAGGACTCGGGATTGTATActgggctggggttgggttggagcTGAAGGCTTTGGATTGTGGATGTGGCTTTGTTTGACAGCTGGTGGACGTCGAACTAGTgtggaaaaagggggtgttCGGAAAGGTTAAAACGCCTTCCTGTTTGGGTGATGAGAGGACGGTGTTTTGGGcggatggtgagggttgaTAAGTGCTTTGAATCAGAAGAGGGCGTTTGATATTGAGGAGGATGTATGAAATGGATTTTATGGGCGAGCGCGTGGCGAGATGGCTAAGCGTGGTGAAAGAGCATTTTTCGAGGGTTCCGGCGTGATAAGCGAAGTAGAAATAGGGGCTTCCGAAATGTGTTGCTCGGCAAACTTCATCGGTTTTCTGTTGGGGTGATAAAGAGACATGATCAATTCCCAGCTGACTGGAGGCTGATGATCATTGGAGCATCGTTCTCATTCAGAAAACGGCCACGAGGGCACGACATGTCAAAGTTCCAAGAGTTAATAGCGATGTGAAGCACGCCAGATCCTAAAGAGGCATGTATGACACTGATAACCAGCTGTGTCATGTATCAGAACCATATCTCTGCTGTGTTTGGTTGAGAGATATGTGCTAGGTACTTTCTGTTCACAGACTCAGGCCTGGTACAGTTCATGTAGGAAGGCTTGTTTGAGTAGTCTAGGTCTTGATATGCTAATGATTATATTTCCACAAAAGATTATGCGGGTATGGCTGATAGCTTCTCATATGACAGCTGCCATGTCGGTCTGTGTGTCTCTGTATTTCGAATCGGTGTAGCTGGTCACTTCACGTCGATAAACCTCTCACCTTTCCTACGGCTACCTCGGCAGAGGCTCAGGGAGAGTACATCTGCCAGAGAAAGCAAGCCACTGATGCCCTGCTTGAACCCCAATAGTCCTATATCCCGCAGCACATGACGGTGATAgggtggtcgtggtgggtCAGGATCCGATAACGCCCCCGGAAACAAGCCAAACCCATACCAGGTAGTTACCCATCCCACATGGAAGACCGGCACTTTGGAGAGCAAACCGACGATGGCGTAAGTAGCACTGACCAGTTGCTAGTCTCGCCCGTGATGTTTCCGAGGCTGTGGGGTAGGGGCTGGTTGGGCTAGTTCCTGCGAGAGGGCGGGATGTAGGCGTGCGGCCAAAACGTTTGGGCACAGATGGTCGGGCCTGTTGTCGGAAGAGCTTGTCGGGAAAGGCTTAGTTTGTCGAGACTTggatgggagagggaggtgtaaGATATCTGGGTGCGCGGTGTTATCTTTGCTCCGTCTTGTTGTTTGTCTGTTGGACATACATAGATAGGTCAACCTCGTGGTTCTAGATGTCTGGAGCTTAGATGAACCTTGATGGACAACCTTGAAGGACTCTCCTGATCTGGTGCTGATCGCCTCGACATGCTGGTATCTCGGCCTGTGACATTCAGTCCAGACAGCCGCGCGGCCAAACCATGGTTCGTACAACTCGACGCAAAACTACAGTCTGTATCCGGTAGGTGAGTGCCCATCAAGGTGTGACTCGAAACAGAATAAGGGATGTGTGTTTTTCCTGTCGAGGCTCGAAACAGCAAGCATCTCCGCTGACTAACTACGTGTCACTGCTATGTAACCCCTGACCTGACACTGAGCCGGAGTGTTACACCACGCGGTGAGAGTTGGTGCTATTTTATACAAGCATGTTTTATGCCGTACTCTCTGCTCCGTTGTCGTTTGTAACCTAACGGATAGGGTCAACAAACATACGTAATACAATCCACAAGAGGAGCCTTCTCCAGCCTCGTATATGGAAGTAAGCCGTCAATATCCTTCTGAACAAAATGAGGATTGAGAGTCCAGATTGCAAATCATGCGAAAGTGAGATCCGCCTTCCTGTCTGGTGCAAAGGTCTCCAGGCTGGATCCAGACTGGCGGAGCGATACTATCGCCAATGCTTCGGGAATTGCAAGCAGCTAATGAATTCccaaaaaaatgaaaaagaaacgAGGGAGCCAGCAGGGAGCGAGGCAccgagggagagagaaagaaagaaagaggagtCTCAAGGACCGGTCCAATCCCCCGACGAGCCGAATCATGGTTGTGTTTTTCTACTCCCACCTTCCCAAAAGGAACACCGCACACACTTGGATGAAGAAAATCAATGAATGGGGCCCAGAGAAGGCCCACTCGGGCGGGCCCCCGCAACTGCTTGACTGCTTGACTGCTTGACTGCTTGACTGCTTGACTGCTTGTCATTCTCTTTTAAAAACAACTGCAGACTGCCGGTGCCGAGAGGGGAGTCGGTATCGCACACACACGGAAGGCCAGCCCCGGAGTGCTCTATCGAGATGGTGATAGATTGATCGGCagagggtgatgagatggCTTAGAGGGCCTGTCGGTGCCGGAAGTTGCCTTCAGCTTGCGACCTGCCAAGTTCAGCTCGCTCACTCATCAAGGCCATTTCGTCCCGCACCCTGTCGATTGACCTGCCTTCTAGAAGGCAAAACTCTAGCTGGGAGAGCATGAGTGCGGCACGGGGGTGTTGTGTGCTTGGTTTGGGTCGGGGAGAGCGATGGGCAAAAAGGACGTATTGGGCGATTGGGTATCATGAAGCGTGCGGCGTAGTTTATGTAGTTATTATGTTATTATTCCACGACTGTACTCCGTACTCAAGCCAATTCTCGACGATCCCCGGCATCTGGCGCCCCCGGGTGGCATGGCGTttcccctcaaccacctaCCCGGAACAGCCTAGCCTAGCTGCGCGGAATGGCTGCGAACATCCCTGTCTCGCGTGGGGATTGGCAACGAAACCCCCGGTGCGCCCATCGGTCGACAGGGCATcctcagaagaagaaggcacCTTGCGGtaggttgggggtggggtaATAATCGGACCATGCTCAACGGGAAAGATCCAAATGAAGTCCAGAGACAACTTGCAGCCATCGCCATCTCAGCGACCCAGTCGGGTAAAAAAGAGACGGGCTCGGCGCTGCATCTCCCATCTGTTAAAAAACTGCCATCagcaaaagagagagagacccAGCATCTGGTTcgtggtggggagggagggaggttccATCGATATTGTGGATGGAGGATGCCCAAGCGAGCGAGCCGGGTGGGTTTTTTCAGCCCCTCCAGCGGTTGTGCCAAGGAGTCATATTGGGCACATCTTCCGCTTCCCGTCATCATTTGCCCGTTGCCCTTTACTTCTTTTGCCCTCCTGCCTGCCAGTACCTTGCATTCCCTATTGCCTATTGCCTATTCATAGCGCCGCCTGTCTTTTTTTACCATTCTTTCGCTCACTCTTTCTACTCTACTACATACATTCGAATACTCACTCAAGCATCGTCATCACTCATGTACAGTGTCCGATCTTCTGCAGCAGACTAACACTACGCCCACCCATTATATCATCACAAACGGAACAGGTTCCCTTGCACCTCGGCTTGGGTACTTCCCATATGCTAAGCTTTCCTGCCTTGGCGGTCTCTCCACCAATCCGATCCCTCTCAAAGTCAGACTCGGTGCATGGTAAACCCGCCAGCAAGTGTGCGTCGTTGGATTTCAAGTTCATCACCGGCCTCAAACTCTCGCCCGGGGGCTCAGCGTAGCAACCGGGCGCGCCGACTCAAGCAGCCCGACTCGTAGCAGGGAGACCGCGCAAACATCGCCATCGTGCTGGGCCGCTTTTAAGGGAGTTTTACTCACCTCAGGGGAGGTGTACGGGGGTTCGGGGTGCACACGATGCCAGTGGGGGACGACTCGAGCTATCTCACAAAAAGGAGGGCGTCACCACTTGCGTGATCAGTATCACAGAAAGTGTCACGTGTCCCATGGAGCAAAGGCCTGGCGATGCCTTCTCCCAGCACAGCGGCGACGCGAGCGACGCGCCCCCATCAGGGGGGATGGGGCGCCCGCGCCGCATGTCcatggaggaggatatgTTCTACCGGGAAGTCATGACGTCGCGGCCAAAGAACCCGCCGAGCTATGAGACGGCCATGCAGGCTGCTGTGGCGGCcgagaggagggcgatggcgatggctgcTGTCGAGGACCAGGAAGATAGGCTGCCCCAGTACTCATCCGAGTTGGATATTGAGGGCGTGTTTATGCgcaagatggagatggaggacaCGATCAAACGGGCCGAGTATAGAGACTGGAGGATGGTTTATGTCGAGCTTCGGGGAACGGCACTCAACGTCTACTCGGTCAAGAAGGAGCGTGGATGGTGGTCGTCAAAGCCGGACGCACCTAACATTGCGCCTGATAATCCGCCATGGGTGAAGAAGCATGCGTTGGAGCGGAGCTACAGCTTGCTCTATGCGGATGCGGGGATCGCGGCGGATTACAAGAAGTGGGTTCAACCCTGTTGCTTCGCcatgagatgggatgacagCTGACATGAGGAACAGGAAGCGCTACGTCATTCGGCTACGAGTGGAAACGGACCAGTTTTTATTGTCGTGTTTCGAGTTGAGCACATTTGTCACATGGCTCGACAGGCTTTATGCCGCCTTCAACGTGGCTGCACCCATCGATGATCGCGATTTCCCCAGGGACTACAGCATACCACGGATTCAGAGAATACGGTTCTTGCGGGGACAACGACCGCCACCCCAGGACCATCTTGGCAGGCAACCCGATCATAGAAGACTAGACGAGagcgacgaagacgacagcgaaggggagggagagggcggtgaACCACCAGATCACagaggtggcggcggacGTGGGCCACGGCCGGCTGAATACCCAATAATGGCGAGGTTATCAATATCATCATACGCGAACGAGAACGTCGACCCGGAAACCGGAAAATGGCTGCCAGAACACGGCTGGACCATCGCCCACGACCAGCTCTACGCCCGTCTGTGCTACGCGGTACTATTATTCAAGTCACCACGGAAGAGCAATTACATTGTCTCACGAGGCAAGCGGTGGTGGGTCGACTGGGACAGCGGCAAGATGGTTCGGGTGCTGCCCCCGGTCTACGGCGAAATCGACGTCATGGGCCCATGGCAGGTCATCATGGCCGAGAACAGGAGGATATAAGCCTGTTGTCACAACGCAACTTTTTCCTTTTATGTTTGTCTTGCATTATACTCACACTTGACtgttattttctttttattatctatatatatatctggGCGCGGAGTTGCGGGTTTCGAATTATCGGGAGCATACTTGGGACACAATCTTTGCGTTTGCAGCAAATGGGGCATTTGGAacgggaaggagggagggatgtgTCTCGAGTCGGGCGAGCATTATACCATGCGTGTGATTTTATTgttggggggaagagaggacGAAAATgcgttttgctttttttggTTGGATGTATATATACCCACGCGCAACAGATACCACATATTTAAGAGCATAATTGACCGGTTCCGGTAGCAAGACTTTTGTGTTGGCATGTGTTGTTTAATACCGCCTGGCCCAACCACATGAACTTTTACGGTGGCATGTTGCTCTGTTTTGGTTGTGCCCTCCACCATACTTTCAGTGTGCTTGATTTCATTGCTAGAGAAAACCGAACACAGCCCCTGTCTGACTAGTTCAATTACGCCCAAACGCCCCCTCTGTCGTTCTTGTCCTGTCATGGCAGCAGAGGTATACATATCCATAAATGGCAAACAAAGCCCCTTATTCCCAACCTatacatcatcatccccctaATTTCAACCGCCCCCAACCCTTGCcaactccccatccaccctcctcgtctcctcctccagctcaccagccagcaccccccccaaaacctcaCTCGCCCCCCTCACATCCCCCACCATATTTTCCACCCCCTTGACCAAccgctccatctccctcctctgagccaacacctcctcaaaTAGTCTTCcattctcccccctcacctcctgtaacctctcccccaaccttGTTTCCTGCTCCCTAAGGTAACCCCTTAGGTGAGCCTTAAGCACAACCTCAGCACCAAGCGTATGAGGCGGCACCggccttcctcccccccgaccatcccgcctcctccccgcctgaGCCTCAGCTATCAACCCCTCTAGCTCATTCAGTTTCTGAATCACCTGTCTCGACTCCAGGATCCGCTCAAACTCCCTGTTCCAGAGGGTGGACAGCCGATCGATCATCTGCCTGTGGACATTATCGAGCGTCCCTGGCGCTTTTTCTGCAATGGTTGGGAAACATTCCCGGAAATTGGACGGGGAGAGTTTGTCGAGGGTGTgagttgttgtttgttggaaTAGTTGTTTTAACCGCTGCGCGCGGGGGCCGGGGATCACGGGCTCGGATGAGGGGGGTAGCTGGTCCGAGGGGATTGGGTCCGAGGTTGGGTCCgagtgggggggttgttgatcagGTTGGGATTCGGGTTGTTctggttgggattgggagggtggttgtggttgtgctTCTGGGGCGGGGAGCATCTCGatgtcttcttgttgttggtcgggttgctggttgggttggggtggtggcggttcAGACATTTTTTAGTGACTAGTATCTCAATGGGAAATAGTGCACGTGCTGATAAATGGAGTGGGAaatcgtggtggtggtggatgttgatATCGTTAAAGAATTCAAGTGTAAGCCGAACAAGAAAATCGCGTCGCGTCGCGCAGTCGCAAACCACAAGACAAGCATTTACCTTGGCCCCGCCCAAAAACGCGGGGCACCCGCTAAAAAGCTTCCCCTGCGCAGCCGCGCTTGGCTTCAAGACCCTGCAGCACTTGGTCAAGCCCGCCCCTTTCTTAGCCCCTTTCTCCGTCCTTCGTCCAACATGACAACTCAA encodes the following:
- a CDS encoding hypothetical protein (EggNog:ENOG503P363; COG:S), producing the protein MSEPPPPQPNQQPDQQQEDIEMLPAPEAQPQPPSQSQPEQPESQPDQQPPHSDPTSDPIPSDQLPPSSEPVIPGPRAQRLKQLFQQTTTHTLDKLSPSNFRECFPTIAEKAPGTLDNVHRQMIDRLSTLWNREFERILESRQVIQKLNELEGLIAEAQAGRRRDGRGGGRPVPPHTLGAEVVLKAHLRGYLREQETRLGERLQEVRGENGRLFEEVLAQRREMERLVKGVENMVGDVRGASEVLGGVLAGELEEETRRVDGELARVGGG
- a CDS encoding hypothetical protein (EggNog:ENOG503NVTI; COG:S), which codes for MEQRPGDAFSQHSGDASDAPPSGGMGRPRRMSMEEDMFYREVMTSRPKNPPSYETAMQAAVAAERRAMAMAAVEDQEDRLPQYSSELDIEGVFMRKMEMEDTIKRAEYRDWRMVYVELRGTALNVYSVKKERGWWSSKPDAPNIAPDNPPWVKKHALERSYSLLYADAGIAADYKKKRYVIRLRVETDQFLLSCFELSTFVTWLDRLYAAFNVAAPIDDRDFPRDYSIPRIQRIRFLRGQRPPPQDHLGRQPDHRRLDESDEDDSEGEGEGGEPPDHRGGGGRGPRPAEYPIMARLSISSYANENVDPETGKWLPEHGWTIAHDQLYARLCYAVLLFKSPRKSNYIVSRGKRWWVDWDSGKMVRVLPPVYGEIDVMGPWQVIMAENRRI